Proteins co-encoded in one Chitinophagales bacterium genomic window:
- a CDS encoding glycosyl hydrolase 53 family protein produces MSSVKHKWTSLKIIFTSIFIFLIINHLQAQEFYFGADLSYVNEMEDCGVVYKENNLAKDPYQIFADHNCNLVRLRMWHTPSWYDNLNIGHRYSDYQDILKSSKRAKTAGMDVLLDFHLSDNWADPSKQLIPSAWLQLVFDLPTLKDSLYNHISSTLIGLAAENVLPDMVQIGNETNKGILLSPIDNAIWTLDWERNSQLFNTAIQAVRDVETTLNRDIKIALHIAGPDNVKWLLEQFTANGVTDFDIIGFSYYWQWHQPTNIVGVGALITELKQLYPTKKSMIFETGYPWTSNGNDNASNILGTTQSGYPASPENQKKWIIDLSKSVAENGGIGVIYWEPAWVSSNCSTQWALGSHYENATFFDFDNNLIANGGIEWMEDGVVGIEPVFFPSDFKAVFQDNHQVLKISVDEHIQTQNLMAHLYRLDGQLLLQKPLEQGQTVSYFSLPQLANGVYLVSIWKENHPVWNEKVSLFR; encoded by the coding sequence ATGAGTTCAGTCAAACATAAATGGACAAGTCTAAAAATTATTTTTACTTCAATTTTTATCTTTTTGATTATAAATCATCTACAAGCTCAGGAATTTTATTTTGGAGCAGACCTTTCTTACGTCAATGAAATGGAAGATTGTGGTGTGGTATATAAAGAAAACAACCTTGCCAAAGATCCCTACCAAATTTTTGCCGACCACAATTGCAATTTGGTACGCCTAAGAATGTGGCATACACCTTCTTGGTACGACAATTTGAACATTGGACACCGCTATTCCGATTATCAAGATATACTCAAAAGCAGCAAACGAGCAAAAACGGCAGGGATGGATGTGTTGCTCGACTTTCACCTCTCCGACAATTGGGCAGATCCTTCCAAACAACTTATCCCTTCTGCTTGGCTGCAATTGGTTTTTGATTTACCTACCCTAAAAGACTCGCTTTACAATCATATTTCCTCCACTCTTATAGGGTTGGCTGCCGAGAATGTACTCCCTGATATGGTGCAAATAGGTAATGAAACAAACAAAGGCATTTTGTTATCTCCCATAGACAATGCAATATGGACTCTGGATTGGGAAAGAAATAGCCAATTGTTCAACACTGCTATTCAAGCCGTCAGAGATGTGGAAACAACGCTAAACAGAGATATAAAAATAGCATTGCACATTGCAGGACCAGACAATGTAAAATGGCTTTTAGAACAATTTACTGCAAATGGAGTCACTGATTTTGATATAATTGGTTTTTCTTATTATTGGCAATGGCACCAACCGACAAACATTGTAGGTGTGGGTGCGCTTATTACCGAACTCAAACAACTGTACCCGACTAAAAAGTCCATGATTTTTGAAACAGGCTATCCTTGGACTTCAAATGGTAACGACAATGCAAGCAACATCTTAGGTACGACTCAAAGTGGCTATCCTGCAAGTCCCGAAAATCAGAAAAAATGGATAATAGACCTCTCCAAATCTGTTGCAGAAAATGGTGGAATCGGAGTCATTTACTGGGAGCCAGCTTGGGTTTCTTCCAATTGTTCTACTCAATGGGCTTTGGGTTCTCACTACGAAAACGCCACATTTTTTGATTTTGACAACAACTTAATCGCCAATGGTGGCATCGAATGGATGGAAGACGGAGTTGTAGGAATTGAACCTGTCTTTTTTCCATCTGACTTCAAAGCAGTTTTTCAGGACAACCATCAAGTACTAAAGATTTCGGTGGACGAACATATCCAAACGCAAAATTTAATGGCGCATTTGTACCGTTTGGATGGGCAATTACTCTTACAGAAGCCTTTGGAACAAGGGCAAACTGTTTCTTATTTCTCATTGCCGCAGTTGGCCAATGGGGTGTACTTGGTCAGTATTTGGAAGGAGAATCATCCTGTTTGGAATGAGAAGGTGAGTTTGTTCAGGTAG
- a CDS encoding T9SS type A sorting domain-containing protein codes for MKYLIYILCLLSTLPTMAQHTFSTTIGQQHRQVLENGCNVFSLSDTTYIIANNYLDSLGINKLNLIKIDGQGHILWEKNHRVTSGAVIFTCIGELIHTKDGGFAFGSFKYQNASYGEEAFLMKFNSTGGLLWQKRYGNKEQHERTLALQQFEDGGYVLSGFSFPSDFDSTTIYIVRTDVSGKKLWEKYISAPKEKDKDYMRSLSVDVNLDGEIVIGGLMAEVNFNDSDGTHLEDGIVLKLDSLGNEIWRKYYETRDELNDCDTYIKTLPTGGGYIVWGCERYAISPSSEFVVDSYFIQQLTEEGDTVWTTFLDDGSRENGGTKEIENIHFLEDGHLLIIGTNTVQPNAAPRFGYLAKCTSNGDLIWERTFDFYGESLPVSNDNFFYDVALTPDGGFMVSGRITFYGEPALSGTRTQVWLLRLDSMGCLYPDCTDKPIVVDIEEVLVEELEGGLKIVPNPSKGMANVYWTPQETEIPAQIQIFDLTGRQVFNAVVNANSGQANLPTTIAKNGIYVCVLKIDNHISYQTKWVVVQ; via the coding sequence ATGAAATATCTTATCTACATACTCTGCTTATTATCTACTTTGCCAACAATGGCTCAACACACCTTTTCTACCACTATAGGTCAGCAACATCGACAAGTCTTAGAAAATGGTTGTAATGTTTTTTCTCTGTCTGATACCACTTATATCATTGCCAATAATTATCTAGATAGCTTGGGAATCAATAAGCTTAATCTGATAAAAATAGATGGACAAGGACACATCCTTTGGGAGAAAAATCACAGAGTTACATCAGGAGCAGTTATTTTTACTTGCATTGGAGAATTGATACATACTAAGGATGGAGGATTTGCTTTTGGTAGTTTTAAATACCAAAATGCAAGTTATGGAGAAGAAGCGTTCCTAATGAAGTTCAACAGCACAGGAGGATTGTTGTGGCAGAAAAGGTATGGCAATAAAGAGCAGCATGAAAGAACACTTGCCCTACAACAGTTTGAAGATGGAGGTTATGTTCTATCAGGGTTTTCCTTTCCCTCTGATTTTGATTCTACTACCATTTACATTGTGCGAACCGATGTATCAGGCAAAAAACTTTGGGAAAAATACATTTCTGCTCCCAAAGAAAAAGACAAAGATTATATGCGTTCTTTGAGCGTAGATGTCAACTTGGATGGGGAAATCGTGATAGGAGGTTTGATGGCAGAAGTAAATTTTAATGATAGTGACGGAACACATCTTGAAGATGGGATTGTTCTGAAATTGGACAGTTTGGGCAATGAAATTTGGCGGAAATATTATGAAACCCGTGATGAATTGAACGATTGTGATACGTATATTAAAACTCTGCCAACGGGAGGAGGTTACATTGTTTGGGGGTGTGAACGATACGCCATTTCTCCTTCTTCAGAATTCGTTGTAGATTCTTATTTTATTCAACAACTAACGGAAGAAGGAGATACCGTTTGGACAACATTTTTAGACGATGGCAGTAGAGAAAATGGAGGGACAAAAGAGATAGAAAATATCCATTTTCTGGAAGATGGACACTTATTGATTATAGGTACAAACACAGTTCAACCAAATGCAGCACCTAGATTTGGTTATTTGGCTAAGTGTACCTCTAATGGAGATTTAATATGGGAAAGAACGTTTGATTTTTATGGAGAAAGCCTTCCTGTATCTAATGATAATTTTTTCTATGATGTAGCACTGACACCCGATGGTGGTTTTATGGTCAGTGGAAGAATTACTTTTTATGGAGAACCTGCACTTTCAGGTACTCGAACTCAGGTGTGGCTGCTTCGCTTGGATAGTATGGGCTGTTTGTATCCCGATTGTACGGATAAACCTATTGTGGTGGACATTGAAGAAGTGTTGGTGGAGGAATTGGAGGGAGGATTGAAGATTGTTCCCAATCCAAGCAAAGGAATGGCAAATGTCTATTGGACACCACAAGAAACAGAAATTCCTGCCCAAATACAAATCTTCGATTTAACAGGAAGACAAGTGTTTAATGCTGTCGTAAATGCCAATAGTGGTCAAGCAAATTTGCCTACTACTATTGCTAAAAATGGTATTTACGTCTGTGTCTTGAAGATTGACAACCACATTAGCTACCAAACCAAATGGGTAGTAGTACAGTAA
- a CDS encoding T9SS type A sorting domain-containing protein: MYEADEADEADYKAVIPLYLQKGDIANAQQYLNLISAHNAENTQYIALQNLHINLQSTGRSWYDINAQEEATIRSIATSPTRVAVHAQAILHWVFGEQFETHIPDIDGSGSHKRTILPPFSNRISKQELQILPNPSKGIANVYWTPQEVEQPAQIQIFDLTGREVASYAVDAATGQTQLFVEGLKNGIYICVLKIGEEITYQTKWVVVK, encoded by the coding sequence TTGTATGAAGCTGATGAAGCCGACGAAGCTGACTACAAAGCAGTGATTCCTCTTTATCTTCAAAAAGGAGATATAGCGAATGCCCAACAGTATTTGAACCTCATTTCTGCCCACAATGCAGAAAATACCCAATACATCGCCCTGCAAAACCTACACATCAATCTGCAATCAACAGGCAGAAGTTGGTATGATATCAATGCACAAGAAGAAGCGACAATTCGTAGCATTGCTACAAGCCCAACAAGGGTAGCCGTTCACGCCCAAGCAATTTTGCATTGGGTATTTGGAGAACAATTTGAAACGCATATTCCTGATATTGATGGTAGCGGAAGCCATAAAAGAACGATATTACCCCCTTTTAGCAATCGGATAAGCAAGCAAGAACTACAAATTTTGCCGAATCCAAGTAAGGGAATAGCCAATGTCTATTGGACACCACAAGAAGTAGAGCAACCTGCCCAAATACAAATCTTCGATTTAACAGGAAGGGAAGTTGCTTCTTATGCGGTAGATGCTGCTACAGGGCAGACACAACTGTTTGTCGAAGGGCTGAAAAATGGTATTTATATCTGTGTCTTGAAGATTGGTGAAGAAATTACTTACCAAACCAAGTGGGTGGTTGTGAAATAA
- a CDS encoding CpcT/CpeT family chromophore lyase — translation MNKPQIVSIFLLITFVTFSCKNTKKSQTNNNRYNPELAELVERMTGSFNSYRQSIDDPSYYNITLEMHRIWEDRNDGYWLYVEQAVASMKHKPYRQRVYHVTALNPRTFSSEVYTLPDEKRFIGAFKQKNAFLTFTPDSLEVREGCAIILRKEIDAFVGQTKDKECGSTLRGATYATSKVNIYKDRLESWDQGFNDQDSQVWGAVKGPYIFDKMEKIELKYPKAKREDVVDNYHGEKIKDPYRWLEDENSEETKEWVKAQNELTRKYMNNVPFRQRIEGRLKELWQFPKYSTLEEKGKYFYFFKNDGLQNHAVMYEQKGLNAQPKVFLDPNDFSDDGLLSLANHSFSKDGKYMVYGVSKGGSDWREFYVLKNGKKQKDHLKHIKFAGAAWYKDGFFYSRYEQPEEGKELSAQNQLQRIYYHELGESQEQDQLVFEETRYPKRSHSASTTSDESYLIITASEGTDYNALYYTKAKKWDKGFEPIVEDFTSNNYVIDNIGDDLLVHTDRDAPNWKLVLINPNRPKEKKWETVIAEDRNVLKDVWLAGDKIVAHYLEDVKSKLVVYSLKGERLGEIPLPSAGMVKDFSSNRDSNVVFYKFESFLSHPTVYQYNLESATVAKAIYKSDIDFLFEDYETKQVFYTSKDGTKIPMFITHHKDTELDGHNPTLLYAYGGFNVVREPEFKIENLPFYEAGGVYAVANIRGGAEYGEDWHKAGMLDKKQNVFDDFIAAAEYLIDEGYTNSEKLAVTGRSNGGLLIGAVMNQRPELFKVAMPVVGVMDMLRYQKFTIGWAWVGEYGSSDDKRQFDFLRAYSPYHNIRYNANYPSTLVLTAERDDRVVPAHSYKFTAELQHAYKGTNPILTRIDAASGHGAGGSGKTVQNYIEEYADRWAFLFWELGMFPK, via the coding sequence ATGAACAAACCACAAATCGTCAGCATCTTCCTCCTAATCACTTTTGTTACTTTCTCCTGCAAAAACACCAAAAAATCACAAACCAACAACAACCGCTACAATCCCGAATTGGCGGAGTTGGTCGAAAGAATGACAGGCTCCTTCAACAGCTATCGGCAATCCATAGACGACCCTTCCTACTACAACATCACCCTCGAAATGCACCGAATTTGGGAAGACCGAAACGATGGATATTGGCTGTACGTCGAGCAGGCAGTGGCGAGTATGAAGCACAAACCGTATCGGCAAAGGGTGTACCATGTGACAGCGTTAAATCCACGAACCTTTTCGAGTGAAGTCTATACACTGCCCGACGAAAAGCGATTCATTGGAGCATTCAAACAAAAAAATGCTTTTTTGACGTTCACGCCTGATTCTTTGGAGGTTCGAGAAGGTTGTGCCATCATTTTGCGGAAAGAAATAGATGCTTTTGTGGGACAAACCAAAGACAAAGAATGTGGCAGCACCTTGCGGGGAGCGACTTATGCTACTTCAAAAGTAAACATTTACAAAGACCGCCTCGAAAGCTGGGACCAAGGCTTCAATGACCAAGATTCGCAGGTTTGGGGGGCAGTCAAAGGCCCTTATATTTTTGACAAAATGGAAAAAATCGAACTCAAGTACCCCAAAGCCAAACGGGAAGATGTGGTGGACAACTATCACGGCGAAAAAATCAAAGACCCGTATCGTTGGCTCGAAGACGAGAACAGCGAGGAAACGAAGGAATGGGTGAAAGCCCAAAACGAATTGACCCGAAAATACATGAACAATGTGCCGTTTCGCCAACGCATTGAAGGCAGGTTGAAGGAGTTGTGGCAGTTTCCAAAATATTCGACATTGGAGGAAAAGGGCAAGTATTTTTATTTCTTCAAAAACGATGGACTGCAAAACCATGCAGTAATGTATGAGCAAAAAGGTCTAAACGCCCAACCCAAAGTATTCCTTGACCCCAATGACTTTTCAGACGATGGTTTGTTGTCGCTTGCGAATCACTCCTTTTCTAAAGATGGCAAATACATGGTGTATGGTGTTTCAAAAGGTGGTTCGGATTGGAGAGAATTTTATGTGTTGAAAAATGGAAAGAAACAAAAAGACCATTTGAAACACATCAAATTTGCGGGAGCAGCTTGGTACAAAGATGGTTTTTTTTACAGCCGTTATGAGCAGCCTGAAGAGGGCAAAGAACTGTCTGCCCAAAACCAATTGCAGCGCATTTATTACCACGAACTGGGTGAATCACAAGAACAAGACCAACTCGTTTTTGAAGAAACCCGTTATCCCAAACGGAGTCACAGTGCATCTACTACTTCTGACGAAAGCTATTTGATTATTACTGCATCAGAAGGTACAGACTACAATGCACTTTACTATACTAAAGCCAAAAAATGGGATAAAGGTTTTGAACCGATTGTTGAAGATTTTACTAGCAATAATTATGTAATTGACAACATTGGTGATGACCTTTTGGTGCATACCGACCGAGATGCGCCCAACTGGAAATTGGTCTTAATTAACCCAAATCGCCCCAAAGAGAAAAAATGGGAGACGGTGATTGCAGAAGACAGGAATGTATTGAAGGATGTTTGGTTGGCGGGCGACAAAATTGTGGCGCATTACTTAGAGGATGTCAAAAGCAAATTGGTGGTGTATAGTTTGAAAGGCGAAAGATTGGGTGAAATTCCATTGCCGAGTGCGGGGATGGTGAAAGACTTTTCGAGCAACCGAGATTCTAATGTGGTTTTCTACAAATTTGAGTCTTTTCTTTCTCATCCAACGGTTTATCAATACAACTTAGAGTCCGCTACAGTAGCAAAGGCAATCTACAAGTCTGATATTGATTTCCTTTTTGAAGACTACGAAACCAAGCAGGTTTTCTATACTTCAAAAGATGGAACCAAAATTCCGATGTTTATCACCCACCACAAAGACACCGAATTGGACGGTCACAATCCTACCTTATTGTACGCTTATGGAGGCTTCAATGTGGTACGTGAACCCGAATTCAAAATCGAAAACCTGCCTTTTTACGAAGCTGGAGGAGTCTATGCGGTGGCAAATATCAGAGGGGGAGCAGAGTATGGTGAGGATTGGCACAAGGCGGGAATGTTGGATAAAAAACAAAATGTATTCGATGACTTCATTGCAGCAGCCGAATACTTGATTGACGAAGGTTATACCAATTCTGAAAAACTGGCGGTGACGGGTCGCTCGAATGGCGGTTTGTTGATTGGAGCGGTGATGAACCAACGCCCCGAACTCTTCAAAGTGGCAATGCCCGTAGTCGGAGTGATGGACATGCTTCGCTATCAAAAGTTTACGATTGGCTGGGCATGGGTTGGAGAATATGGCAGTAGCGACGACAAACGACAATTTGATTTCCTTAGAGCCTATTCACCCTACCACAACATCCGCTACAATGCCAACTATCCTTCAACGTTGGTGCTGACTGCTGAAAGAGATGACCGTGTTGTTCCTGCCCATTCTTACAAGTTTACGGCAGAACTACAACACGCTTACAAAGGTACAAACCCAATTCTCACACGCATTGATGCCGCTTCAGGACATGGTGCGGGTGGTAGCGGCAAAACGGTACAGAATTACATTGAAGAATATGCCGATAGATGGGCGTTTTTGTTTTGGGAGTTGGGGATGTTTCCTAAGTAA
- a CDS encoding MvaI/BcnI family restriction endonuclease — protein MRELTKTEEQKIGVLTAYSISLTLIEPTPTGLKKSIMDATGSVRNYLKSNNLHDYDLQLQGPSYKVLIEGLIYGVNSVTKSRISLYRPKTKKGDPRIWFSGLTKFVAPNDILALICFDRKIHVINISRLPIEALLQSDQSNPLKELVEEINGIENAIANELLLMLRSIAQLGPIPSMLNADTSVGRTLETVLGININSSKKPDYKGIELKSFRTKRGTRKSLFAQVPDWKLSKFKSSAEILHAFGYSREDVFRLYCTVSANTVNSQGLSLKVDSNINQLIEYSDNKNIGDFVVWTLEKLHKRLLEKHKETFWVAADSIFIEGKEHFEYKVVEHTKKPMVAQFDILLEQGIITLDHLIKRNSQGRVVEKGPFFKIKSNGLALLFPPSTIYSLK, from the coding sequence ATGAGAGAATTAACAAAAACAGAAGAGCAAAAAATAGGTGTTCTAACTGCGTATTCTATTTCTTTGACTTTGATTGAACCTACTCCTACTGGACTCAAAAAATCTATTATGGATGCAACAGGTTCTGTTAGAAATTACTTAAAATCCAACAACTTGCATGATTATGATTTACAATTGCAAGGACCGAGTTACAAGGTTCTTATTGAAGGTTTGATTTATGGAGTAAATTCTGTCACTAAATCACGCATCTCATTATACCGACCTAAAACCAAAAAGGGAGACCCAAGAATTTGGTTTTCTGGTTTGACAAAATTTGTTGCACCCAATGATATACTCGCCTTGATTTGTTTTGATAGAAAAATCCATGTTATCAATATAAGCCGATTGCCGATTGAAGCATTGTTACAATCGGATCAATCAAATCCATTGAAGGAATTGGTGGAAGAAATCAATGGAATAGAAAATGCTATTGCAAATGAATTGCTACTTATGCTTAGAAGTATTGCCCAACTTGGTCCAATTCCTTCTATGTTGAATGCAGACACTTCCGTTGGTCGAACATTGGAGACGGTTTTAGGGATAAATATCAATTCATCAAAAAAGCCTGATTACAAAGGGATTGAATTAAAGTCATTTAGAACAAAGAGAGGTACTAGGAAAAGCTTATTCGCTCAAGTTCCTGATTGGAAATTGAGTAAGTTTAAGAGTTCGGCTGAAATACTCCACGCCTTTGGTTATTCGAGAGAGGATGTTTTTAGGCTGTATTGTACTGTATCTGCAAATACCGTTAACTCACAAGGCCTATCCTTAAAAGTGGATTCAAATATCAATCAATTAATAGAATATTCAGATAACAAAAATATAGGCGATTTTGTGGTTTGGACTTTAGAGAAATTACATAAAAGACTATTAGAGAAGCATAAAGAAACTTTTTGGGTAGCTGCTGATAGCATCTTTATTGAAGGAAAAGAACATTTTGAATATAAAGTTGTGGAACATACCAAGAAACCCATGGTCGCTCAATTTGATATTTTATTAGAACAGGGTATCATCACATTAGACCACCTAATCAAAAGAAATTCACAAGGTAGAGTAGTTGAGAAGGGGCCATTTTTCAAAATCAAATCCAATGGATTGGCTTTGCTGTTTCCTCCAAGTACCATCTATTCATTGAAGTAA
- a CDS encoding DNA cytosine methyltransferase translates to MATINFYLDKTDKKGFAPIHLRINCNGKQIKIATGEKVKIEYFDKELQSVKYASKKQNEINHYLAFLKERADELLNRSYKKKYTNKEIKEALNGFVKNYKEHHQVSIVKEQLPLYGQVFTFIDLFAGAGGFSEGFLQAEYESKYFDFLLGSDINENCELTHVVRYNHQLGLDAAFLCQDITEPDFLDNLLANIGDKKVDVVCGGPPCQSFSLAGKRKKFDKKDDLFSHYLQVIKVLQPKYFVMENVRGILTKEKGKIKELVLKEINAIIDIKEIPKLNTFLKQLKTTNKQDEFLIDCLIKRIELEQFSEKKAEEAKEIFINMVESKFRQLTPKIVDYKTSKTDERVSTIRHGFNLLQRNKQWEKLKRNVIREKDFCNIDNDYFVNTFNDFLSELDANEIIKKIKKAFDALAIPKAYQKDCQDILQALQIYTLGFDDTLQFIRRFCNEEQREELAQIIEKIRLYKIESPFVANASNYGVPQNRERVLFIGCRKDQKFIAEIPPTVSSEEKVSVFEALYDLDFVGNDEEAHHYESVNIATQYNGEAKKMKALLKQRLIDGKPIETQGKTFADWSKKGRLSGRFKNGTKPFYVKNAEALEKGEKVYDVLHNHKTSKQNEGVIKRLGLILEAGDYKKAKTMLEKHGVSSKKRNYTVLKPESQSPTVMTIPDDYIHYNSPRALTVREMARLQSFDDDFVFQGKRSTGGNKRKSEVPQCTLVGNAVPPLLARAVAMEILKHIK, encoded by the coding sequence ATGGCAACAATTAATTTTTATTTAGACAAGACAGATAAAAAAGGATTCGCCCCTATTCATTTGAGAATCAATTGTAATGGGAAGCAAATAAAAATTGCTACTGGCGAAAAAGTGAAGATAGAATACTTTGACAAAGAATTGCAGAGCGTTAAATACGCTTCCAAAAAACAAAACGAAATCAATCATTACTTGGCCTTTTTGAAGGAAAGAGCAGACGAATTGTTAAACCGTTCTTACAAGAAAAAATATACTAACAAGGAGATAAAAGAGGCTTTAAATGGTTTTGTGAAAAACTACAAAGAACACCATCAAGTAAGTATTGTAAAAGAACAACTACCGCTTTATGGTCAGGTGTTTACGTTTATAGATTTGTTTGCAGGTGCAGGCGGGTTTAGTGAAGGTTTCTTGCAAGCAGAATACGAAAGCAAATATTTTGATTTTTTGTTGGGGAGTGATATCAATGAAAATTGTGAATTGACTCATGTAGTTAGGTACAATCATCAATTGGGTTTAGATGCTGCATTTTTGTGTCAAGACATTACTGAACCCGATTTTTTGGACAATCTATTGGCAAATATTGGTGATAAAAAAGTAGATGTAGTTTGTGGCGGGCCTCCTTGTCAGAGTTTTAGTTTGGCAGGGAAACGCAAAAAATTCGATAAAAAAGACGATTTGTTTTCACATTATCTACAAGTAATCAAGGTGCTGCAGCCCAAGTATTTTGTGATGGAAAATGTACGGGGCATATTGACCAAGGAAAAAGGCAAAATCAAAGAATTGGTATTGAAAGAGATTAATGCAATTATAGACATCAAAGAAATTCCCAAATTAAACACTTTCCTTAAGCAACTAAAAACGACCAACAAACAAGATGAATTTTTGATTGATTGCTTAATTAAAAGAATTGAATTAGAACAATTTAGTGAGAAAAAGGCTGAAGAAGCAAAAGAAATTTTCATCAATATGGTAGAGTCCAAATTTCGCCAATTGACCCCAAAAATAGTTGACTATAAAACCAGCAAAACGGATGAGCGGGTGAGTACGATTAGACATGGCTTTAATTTGCTGCAAAGAAATAAGCAATGGGAAAAACTCAAACGCAACGTCATACGTGAAAAAGATTTTTGCAATATAGACAATGACTATTTTGTGAATACCTTCAATGATTTTCTTTCGGAATTGGATGCAAACGAAATCATCAAAAAGATAAAAAAAGCTTTTGATGCTTTGGCGATTCCGAAAGCCTATCAAAAAGATTGTCAAGATATTCTACAGGCTCTGCAAATCTATACCCTTGGTTTTGATGATACCCTGCAATTTATTAGACGGTTTTGTAATGAAGAACAAAGAGAAGAATTGGCTCAAATTATTGAGAAAATAAGGCTCTATAAAATTGAATCTCCTTTTGTAGCAAATGCATCTAATTATGGTGTTCCTCAAAATAGAGAAAGGGTGTTGTTTATTGGCTGCCGCAAAGACCAAAAATTTATTGCAGAAATTCCACCAACTGTTAGTTCCGAAGAAAAAGTATCTGTTTTTGAAGCTTTATACGATTTGGATTTTGTCGGAAATGATGAGGAGGCGCATCACTATGAATCGGTTAATATTGCAACACAATACAATGGGGAAGCGAAAAAGATGAAAGCATTACTAAAGCAACGTTTGATTGATGGAAAACCAATCGAAACACAAGGAAAAACTTTTGCAGATTGGAGCAAAAAAGGTAGATTGAGCGGTCGCTTCAAAAATGGAACAAAGCCTTTTTATGTCAAAAATGCGGAAGCATTGGAGAAAGGCGAAAAGGTATATGATGTGCTACACAATCACAAAACAAGCAAGCAAAATGAGGGGGTCATTAAGCGTTTGGGCTTAATATTAGAAGCGGGAGATTACAAAAAAGCAAAGACAATGCTGGAAAAACATGGTGTATCTTCTAAAAAAAGAAACTACACGGTGTTGAAGCCCGAAAGCCAGAGTCCAACGGTCATGACTATACCCGATGATTATATTCACTACAATTCTCCAAGGGCATTGACGGTTAGAGAAATGGCAAGACTTCAATCTTTTGATGATGATTTTGTGTTTCAAGGAAAACGTTCGACTGGTGGAAATAAACGCAAAAGTGAAGTTCCGCAATGTACGCTTGTGGGAAATGCAGTGCCACCTCTTTTGGCGAGGGCGGTCGCTATGGAGATTTTAAAGCATATCAAATGA
- a CDS encoding DUF6252 family protein, with product MQYFNFKHFLIFSLAILFSFSSCKNDDDGIPNQDAGKGEVTANVSGSAWESSPDGPHSPVGAVGIKNTSLNIIIQAYAEDGSYISLNIISQNALSESTYTSANGEFQAQYKSDFMDQITYTSLLGQGTVTLTNISDSKVSGTFNFTGLSGTGDSRTVSNGKFDIDL from the coding sequence ATGCAGTATTTTAATTTTAAACATTTTTTAATTTTCAGTTTGGCTATACTATTTTCATTTTCTTCCTGCAAAAACGATGATGATGGTATTCCGAATCAAGATGCAGGAAAAGGTGAAGTGACGGCTAATGTTAGTGGTAGTGCTTGGGAAAGTTCTCCAGATGGACCTCATTCTCCTGTTGGAGCAGTAGGTATAAAAAATACCTCTTTGAATATCATCATACAAGCATACGCAGAAGATGGTTCATATATATCTCTCAATATTATTTCCCAAAATGCCCTTTCTGAGAGCACTTATACATCGGCCAATGGAGAGTTTCAAGCACAATACAAAAGTGATTTTATGGATCAGATAACCTATACCTCTCTATTGGGGCAAGGAACAGTGACTCTGACAAACATCAGTGACAGCAAAGTTTCGGGTACATTTAACTTCACAGGGTTGAGCGGTACTGGAGATTCTCGTACAGTATCAAACGGCAAATTCGATATAGATTTATAG